In Setaria italica strain Yugu1 chromosome I, Setaria_italica_v2.0, whole genome shotgun sequence, the genomic window AGTAGGATCTTGCCATCTTGGTAAGATGGAATTATTAGCTGATTCTAGTGATATTTTTGCCGTTCTTCTCTAGACTCTGAAGAAAGACGGAAGGGCAATAGTATTTATGTTAACTTCGAAATTTGAATGAAGTTGTTGTGGTCACATATTTGTGTTATTTATGTCAACTATATATTGCTAATTATTAATTGTACAAGTGTATATAGCACCGGTTCGATTTATTTTGTGGCTGGTTCAATTTAGCGGTTCAAAACTATTGAACCGGCGGTTCAACCGGATCCTAACGGTTGAACCAGTGAACCGATATCCTCGCCGGTTCGATGACCGGTCCGATCCTAATAACTATGGTATAGTTATTAGAGGTTTAGAGGGCCATGTTATTTTTTCATCCCATGGATGACCTTTCATTTTGAGTATCGTTATTAATGTTAAACACATTGTAGTTTAATCTATGAGCGTGCTTGTAATAATTACGGACTGATGCCTCTTACTGGGGTTTGAAGTAGGAACcttttccattatctaaaaaaaagtaCAAAGGAATATTAAGTCAAAATTCTATGAGTTTCCTAGCAAACATGTTGAGATTTATTGATGTAATAAAAATTATGATGGCAGAAATGAAAAACTCTATGAATTTTGCAAAGAAAATAACACAAGATTTAGTATTTCACCGTAGACACATATATGAGAATGTCTCTCGGCTCTGGATGGTGTATATATACTGTATCATGGTACTGGTACACGCTTAAAAGGCTTTCAGTTTGAGGTGACGCAGTCAAGCAGCACATCATGCTGCAGGCAGAATTCCTGCGTGATTCGGTCAAGGAAAATCTCTCCCTCACGCTACTGCAGAGCTCTCGAGCGAGCCACGTACACGTACGCACGCACTCCTAGTAATCAATGGAGGAGGCTGGAGTTATTCGACACACGATCCTCCactccggcgaggcggcggtcaGTTGGGCACGCGGACCGCCTGCGGCAGGAGCGCCGCCTCCTGACGCGCCGGCAGCGCGCGGCAGTCCGGCACGACGAccgcgccgacgacggcggcgttcATAGCGGCGGCATCATCCTgttccgtcgtcgtcgtcacggcggcgcgggcgatcTCGTCGTCGACGATGCCGAGCAGCACTCTGGCGAGGTCCTCGAAGCCGTCCCActcgcgcacggcggcggccggcggcgcccccccGATGAGGTCGCACACGGGGTACCCCGCCCGCGGCATCACGTAGTCGCCCTCCCGCAGCTTTAGGGACGGGCAGTAGTCCCCCCGGCCGTCGCCGAGGTACACCACCGCTCTCcgacgccgcctcgccgccaccgccgcctcttcttcttcttggaggATCCGCTCCATCACCTTGCCCTGAaaccaatcaatacaataaTCGGCGTCACGAACTCCGATGATCCGGCGATCGGGCGATGGATGGTCATTGATCAAGAGTCAGCAGGCAACCATACCTTGCACATGTTGGGCGGGCAGGAGGGGAGCGCGCAGCcgtggccgggggccggggcggcgaacTCGTGGTAGGGGCGGatgcggaggcggccggcgccgtCGACGTGGGCCGGGTTGGTGTCGGTGCCGGAGAAGTACCCGGCGAGGCCGTGGTGCGCGAGGACGGTCTCGATGAAGAAGGCGTTGGCGTCGCTGAGGACCCGGAGCTCGCACCCGCGCGCGTGCGCGGACTCGATGGCCGCCGCGACGTGCGGGGACAGCGGCGCCGCCCGGAGGCAGGCCGCGACGTCCTCCGCCGTCCTGCCCTCCGCGTGCAGCTCCCCCATCATCGCGTCCTGCGGCAATCGTCGCCGGTGAGATCACAGGGTAGGAACAGTGCGTGAGATGTGTACGAAGGTAGAcgcgccggccggtggcgcgggcggcggctgatGAGGAGAGTGCTTACGATGGCGTGGTTCCATgggaggtggcggaggaggtcgtcgaagcggcgggtggcgccgagGGAGTCGACGACCCAGTTGTCGCTGTCGCAGTCGACGATGGTCTTGTCGAAGTCGAACACCACCAGGGGGGCGCCATTGCTCGCCGCCATTGTTGTTGCTAGCTAGTTCAGAGATGAGAGCAGAGGATGCAATGCTAGCAGTAGCAGCTGCCTTGCACTGGCTGGCATGGGATGGCGACGACCGCCACTGGCGACGGTATTTATAGGGGATGGACAGGGGAGGTGGGAGCTAAACGCTGCGACGTACTCCAGCAGCCATGGCAGCGTTCTAGCTAGTAGAACGGATGGCGACTCACGGCCATGGATGGAACGGGAGTTGGGAGACGGCCGGACGGCATTGCTCGCCGTCGCTAATGCGCTCTGATGGCGTCCGCATTATTGCGTCGTCCACAGGGCCTCTAAACCTTTTCCGATTGACCCATTAATTCTGGTGTCAGATTAATCCGCGGCCGGGATCGAGAGGATTTGTTCTCGGGAATATTCCTGCAGGCTGCGCAGCCATTTGGGATTTGATTACACCAGGTGCGTTAAAAGCTTTCCCGCCACCGCTTCTCATCTGCAGGCGGTTACAACGGTCCGTGCGTGGCAGTCCCAGATTTCGGGGGAAGGCCGCAAGACCGTGGTGGCGTGGTGCATTGTTCCAATGACGACCCTGCAAGCTTTGCTATCTATGAACAGCTACTTTTACGAAAGGTTTTCCAATTTCCATGGACTCGAACCCGATATAAAGGGCCAGAAAGTAAAAGAACGGGGAAGGAGGACCCTTTAGGAAACCATGAGGAGTTTCATATTTGTTGTTTTCAGGGCATCTAGAACGCACCTTTGAATTTTACGCGCAACACACGCAATCAGAGTAATAAACACTGCTGACGAAAATGCCTTCTCTACCGATTCAAACCTTGTGCAACTGATATTACTaagtcggtactaaagggatcctttagtaccggttcctttagtaccggttggggagatcaaccggtactaaattggctttCACGACGTGGAGGCCAATTTAGCACCGATTGATctccccaa contains:
- the LOC101785402 gene encoding inorganic pyrophosphatase 2; amino-acid sequence: MAASNGAPLVVFDFDKTIVDCDSDNWVVDSLGATRRFDDLLRHLPWNHAIDAMMGELHAEGRTAEDVAACLRAAPLSPHVAAAIESAHARGCELRVLSDANAFFIETVLAHHGLAGYFSGTDTNPAHVDGAGRLRIRPYHEFAAPAPGHGCALPSCPPNMCKGKVMERILQEEEEAAVAARRRRRAVVYLGDGRGDYCPSLKLREGDYVMPRAGYPVCDLIGGAPPAAAVREWDGFEDLARVLLGIVDDEIARAAVTTTTEQDDAAAMNAAVVGAVVVPDCRALPARQEAALLPQAVRVPN